Proteins found in one Serinicoccus marinus DSM 15273 genomic segment:
- a CDS encoding rhomboid family intramembrane serine protease produces the protein MSQPATRRPDLPAWARRVMPVLVLVALMWVSEIVDLVLPLRLDQFGIRPRDPGHLAGIVLSPFLHLGFGHLLANTVTLLVLGSLLALTTRHLWLVTGGVVLLGGLGVWLLGGPGTVHIGASGVVYGYAAFLAVYGFVARRVWQAVLGLLVVVVYGSMLWGVLPVREGVSWQAHLFGAAAGVALAVWLGRRDRSRVPLAPR, from the coding sequence ATGAGCCAGCCCGCCACCCGCCGACCCGACCTGCCCGCCTGGGCGCGGCGCGTCATGCCGGTCCTCGTGCTCGTGGCGCTGATGTGGGTCAGCGAGATCGTCGACCTCGTGCTGCCGCTGCGGCTCGACCAGTTCGGCATCCGGCCGCGCGACCCCGGGCATCTTGCGGGCATCGTGCTCAGCCCGTTCCTGCACCTCGGCTTCGGGCACCTGCTCGCCAACACGGTCACCTTGCTCGTGCTCGGCTCGCTGCTCGCCCTGACGACGCGCCACCTGTGGCTCGTGACCGGCGGCGTGGTGCTGCTCGGCGGGCTCGGGGTCTGGCTGCTCGGCGGGCCGGGGACGGTGCACATCGGGGCCAGCGGCGTGGTCTACGGGTATGCCGCCTTCCTCGCGGTCTACGGCTTCGTCGCCCGCCGGGTGTGGCAGGCGGTGCTCGGGCTGCTCGTGGTCGTGGTCTACGGCTCGATGCTGTGGGGCGTGCTGCCGGTGCGCGAGGGCGTCTCCTGGCAGGCGCACCTCTTCGGCGCTGCTGCGGGGGTGGCGCTGGCGGTCTGGCTGGGCCGCCGGGACCGCTCGCGCGTGCCGCTGGCCCCTCGGTGA
- a CDS encoding LLM class flavin-dependent oxidoreductase: MKRIGFLSFGHWTPHPQSATRSASDVLLQSIDLAVAAEELGADGAYYRVHHFARQLASPFPLLAAVGARTERIEIGTGVIDMRYENPLYMTEDAGAADLISGGRLQLGISRGSPEQVVEGYRHFGHEPREGETDADMARRHTARFLDALSGEGFAEPNPRPMFPNPPGMLRLEPHSEGLRERIWWGAGTRGTAEWAAEQGMNLMSSTLLTEDTGVPFHQLQAEQIQRYRDAWTAAGHTREPRVSVSRSVFPLRTDQDHAYFGLERRSTDQVGIIDGARATFGKTYAAEPEDLARQLAADEAVAAADTLLLTVPNQLGVDYCAHVIEGVLEVAAELGWR, translated from the coding sequence ATGAAGCGCATCGGCTTTCTCTCCTTCGGCCACTGGACCCCGCACCCGCAGTCCGCGACGCGGTCGGCCTCCGACGTCCTGCTGCAGTCGATCGACCTCGCCGTCGCCGCGGAGGAGCTCGGCGCGGACGGCGCCTACTACCGGGTGCACCACTTCGCCCGGCAGCTCGCCTCGCCGTTCCCGCTGCTGGCGGCGGTCGGCGCGCGGACGGAGCGGATCGAGATCGGCACCGGGGTCATCGACATGCGCTACGAGAACCCGCTCTACATGACCGAGGACGCCGGCGCGGCCGACCTCATCTCCGGCGGCCGGCTGCAGCTCGGCATCAGCCGCGGCAGCCCCGAGCAGGTCGTCGAGGGCTACCGGCACTTCGGCCACGAGCCGCGCGAGGGTGAGACCGATGCGGACATGGCGCGGCGGCATACCGCACGGTTCCTGGACGCGCTCTCCGGCGAGGGCTTCGCCGAGCCGAACCCGCGCCCGATGTTCCCCAACCCGCCCGGGATGCTGCGGCTGGAGCCGCACTCCGAGGGCCTGCGCGAGCGCATCTGGTGGGGCGCCGGCACCCGCGGGACCGCCGAGTGGGCCGCCGAGCAGGGGATGAACCTCATGTCGTCCACGCTGCTCACCGAGGACACTGGCGTCCCCTTCCACCAGCTGCAGGCCGAGCAGATCCAGCGCTACCGCGACGCCTGGACCGCGGCCGGGCACACCCGCGAGCCGCGGGTGTCGGTCAGCCGCAGCGTCTTTCCGCTGCGCACCGACCAGGACCACGCCTACTTCGGGCTGGAGCGGCGCAGCACCGACCAGGTCGGCATCATCGATGGTGCACGGGCCACCTTCGGCAAGACGTATGCCGCCGAGCCCGAGGATCTCGCGCGGCAGCTCGCGGCCGACGAGGCGGTCGCCGCGGCGGACACGCTGCTGCTGACGGTCCCCAACCAGCTCGGCGTCGACTACTGCGCGCACGTCATCGAGGGCGTGCTGGAGGTGGCGGCCGAGCTCGGCTGGCGCTGA
- a CDS encoding MFS transporter, producing MSPRGALIDLTPLRHSQAYRRIWAGGALSGLGHQVAVVAVLFQVWEMTRNPFSVALIGVAQAVPMIVFGLVGGPVADVLDRRRVALAATTGQALAATTLAAQLVVGLYPLPLLLGVLSLQTACSALGSPARRTFIVRLLPRALVPAGIALHMISFQAAMMVGPALGGLLLGVASPAACYLVNAVALALSAWTVWALPLLPPERGESSDRGTPPEQDTPPERGESSDHGSDAAPDRRPVPRTETGGRAYPGARGARLRRRVRTALVLLAEGVAQVRRDPVLRGSFLLDLAATLLAFPVALFPMVNQALFGGDPRTLGLFLTCIAIGGVSAGLMSGLVTRRRRLGVVQLLAVGVWGLALLGFGLAALTGLAWAALGSLVVAGAADTVSVTSRAAMVQLATPDSHLGRVSSVEHVIGVAGPDIGNARAGLVAGLTTPAWSALLGALTCLGAATWVALTHRGRGVRVDD from the coding sequence GTGAGTCCGCGCGGCGCCCTGATCGACCTCACGCCGCTGCGGCACAGCCAGGCATACCGCCGCATCTGGGCGGGAGGTGCGCTCTCTGGGCTGGGCCACCAGGTCGCGGTCGTCGCCGTGCTCTTCCAGGTCTGGGAGATGACGCGCAACCCGTTCTCGGTGGCGCTGATCGGCGTGGCGCAGGCGGTGCCGATGATCGTCTTCGGGCTGGTCGGCGGGCCGGTCGCGGACGTCCTCGACCGGCGCCGGGTGGCGCTGGCCGCCACCACCGGACAGGCCCTGGCGGCGACCACGCTCGCCGCGCAGCTGGTCGTCGGGCTCTACCCGCTCCCGCTCCTGCTCGGCGTCCTGAGCCTGCAGACGGCCTGCAGCGCGCTGGGCTCGCCGGCCCGGCGCACCTTCATCGTGCGGCTCCTGCCGCGCGCGCTCGTCCCTGCCGGGATCGCTCTGCACATGATCAGCTTCCAGGCCGCGATGATGGTCGGCCCCGCGCTCGGCGGTCTCCTGCTCGGCGTGGCCTCCCCGGCGGCCTGCTACCTCGTCAACGCCGTGGCCCTCGCGCTCAGCGCCTGGACCGTCTGGGCGCTGCCCTTGCTGCCGCCGGAGCGGGGCGAGTCCTCGGACCGGGGGACGCCGCCCGAGCAGGACACACCTCCCGAGCGGGGTGAGTCCTCGGACCACGGCAGCGACGCCGCCCCGGATCGCCGTCCGGTGCCCCGGACCGAGACCGGTGGGAGGGCATACCCCGGCGCGCGGGGTGCCCGGCTGCGCCGACGCGTGCGCACCGCCCTCGTCCTGCTCGCCGAGGGGGTCGCGCAGGTGCGGCGTGACCCGGTGCTGCGCGGGTCGTTCCTGCTGGACCTCGCGGCGACCTTGCTCGCGTTCCCCGTCGCGCTCTTCCCGATGGTCAACCAGGCTCTGTTCGGCGGGGACCCGCGCACCCTCGGCCTGTTCCTCACCTGCATCGCCATCGGCGGGGTGAGCGCGGGCCTGATGTCCGGGCTGGTCACGCGGCGGCGTCGCCTCGGCGTCGTGCAGCTGCTGGCCGTCGGGGTATGGGGGCTGGCTCTGCTCGGCTTCGGCCTGGCCGCGCTCACCGGGCTGGCGTGGGCGGCGCTCGGCTCGCTCGTCGTGGCCGGGGCGGCGGACACCGTCTCGGTCACCTCACGGGCGGCGATGGTCCAGCTCGCGACGCCGGACAGCCACCTGGGCCGGGTGTCCTCGGTGGAGCACGTCATCGGGGTCGCGGGCCCGGACATCGGCAACGCCCGCGCCGGCCTGGTCGCCGGGCTCACGACCCCGGCCTGGTCGGCGCTCCTCGGCGCGCTCACCTGCCTGGGCGCCGCCACCTGGGTCGCGCTGACCCACCGCGGTCGCGGCGTCCGGGTCGACGACTGA
- a CDS encoding MarR family winged helix-turn-helix transcriptional regulator → MTSPDPTRESRFEQLFAVLGDMDAAVAAVYRERGEGEVRPRFALPLIRLARLGPMTITALAAEVDRSHSALSQTIAQMRRAGLVTSEAGQDGRTRIVTLTDRGRALVPFAEAEWRATEAAIAEVEAELPYALSQAAADLAAALGRRSFAERLADHLNGPE, encoded by the coding sequence ATGACATCACCCGACCCGACCCGTGAGAGCCGCTTCGAGCAGCTCTTCGCCGTGCTGGGGGACATGGATGCCGCGGTCGCTGCTGTCTATCGCGAGCGGGGCGAGGGGGAGGTGCGACCGCGCTTCGCGCTCCCTCTCATCCGGCTGGCCCGCCTGGGGCCGATGACGATCACGGCGCTCGCGGCCGAGGTCGACCGCAGCCACTCGGCCCTTTCCCAGACCATCGCGCAGATGCGCCGAGCCGGTCTCGTGACCAGCGAGGCGGGTCAGGACGGGCGCACCCGCATCGTCACCCTGACCGATCGCGGTCGGGCGCTCGTCCCGTTCGCCGAGGCCGAGTGGCGGGCCACCGAGGCCGCGATCGCCGAGGTCGAGGCCGAGCTGCCGTATGCGCTCAGCCAGGCCGCCGCGGACCTGGCGGCGGCGCTCGGGCGCCGGTCGTTCGCCGAGCGGCTGGCGGACCACCTGAACGGGCCGGAGTGA
- a CDS encoding VOC family protein, which translates to MSTDLPPALLGLDDAFNGFSVDDLDAAEAFYRDTLGIPVERSEEPMAMLSLRLGARSVLVYPKGPVHTPASYTVLNFPSDDVRATVQELTDRGLEFLRYDGMPHDELGVMTGGGPLIAWFTDPAGNVHSVIQREG; encoded by the coding sequence ATGAGCACCGATCTGCCTCCCGCCCTCCTCGGCCTGGACGACGCCTTCAACGGCTTCTCCGTCGACGACCTCGACGCCGCGGAGGCGTTCTACCGCGACACCCTCGGCATACCTGTCGAGCGCAGCGAGGAGCCGATGGCCATGCTCTCGCTCCGCCTCGGCGCCCGGTCCGTCCTGGTCTACCCCAAGGGCCCGGTGCACACCCCGGCGTCGTATACCGTCCTCAACTTCCCCAGCGACGACGTGCGCGCGACGGTGCAGGAGCTCACCGACCGCGGGTTGGAGTTCCTGCGCTACGACGGTATGCCGCACGACGAGCTCGGCGTCATGACCGGCGGCGGCCCGCTCATCGCGTGGTTCACCGACCCGGCCGGCAACGTGCACTCGGTGATCCAGCGGGAGGGGTGA
- a CDS encoding NAD-dependent epimerase/dehydratase family protein: protein MRLLLLGGTAFLGRAVATEAAGRGHDVTCLARGSAPPPDDVTFVRGDRDEPDGLAQVRDEEWDAVIDVTRQPGQVRRAVAELRTPHWVFVSTANVYAPAPGVRPVETDALVEPLAGDVMGSMEEYGPAKVACEKAVQDGMAAAGRSGTLARAGLIGGPGDVSGRLGYWPWRFAHPSGPDVIVPDDPDFPVAVIDVRDLAAWLVDAAEQRLDGAFNITGEVVPLGEVLAAAARAAGARVRARPVDLPTLAELGVNAWMGPRSLPLWIDDPDLRQAMALDISRAVASGLRLRPLAETLADTLAWEETRDAPRAAGLTDAEEQEIRTRLDSPLTTPGGSEGNHSRRPVEVRR from the coding sequence ATGAGACTGCTGCTGCTCGGCGGGACCGCCTTCCTGGGCCGCGCCGTCGCCACCGAGGCCGCCGGCCGTGGACACGACGTGACCTGCCTCGCCCGGGGCAGCGCACCTCCACCTGACGACGTCACCTTCGTGCGTGGTGACCGGGACGAGCCGGACGGCCTGGCGCAGGTGCGGGACGAGGAGTGGGACGCCGTGATCGACGTCACGCGACAGCCCGGCCAGGTGCGGCGCGCGGTGGCCGAGCTGCGCACGCCGCACTGGGTCTTCGTCTCCACCGCCAACGTGTATGCCCCCGCGCCGGGTGTCCGTCCGGTCGAGACCGACGCGCTGGTCGAGCCGCTGGCGGGTGACGTGATGGGGTCGATGGAGGAGTACGGCCCGGCCAAGGTGGCCTGCGAGAAGGCGGTGCAGGACGGGATGGCCGCCGCCGGACGGAGCGGGACGCTGGCGCGTGCCGGGTTGATCGGTGGGCCGGGCGATGTCTCCGGGCGCCTGGGCTACTGGCCGTGGCGGTTCGCGCACCCCAGCGGACCTGACGTGATCGTGCCCGACGACCCCGACTTCCCCGTGGCCGTCATCGACGTCCGGGATCTCGCCGCGTGGCTGGTCGACGCCGCGGAGCAGCGGCTGGACGGGGCCTTCAACATCACCGGCGAGGTGGTGCCGCTGGGCGAGGTGCTCGCAGCCGCGGCCCGGGCGGCCGGAGCGAGGGTCCGTGCGCGGCCCGTTGACCTGCCGACCCTGGCCGAGCTCGGGGTCAACGCGTGGATGGGCCCACGGTCACTGCCGCTGTGGATCGACGACCCGGACCTGCGGCAGGCCATGGCTCTGGACATCTCGCGCGCCGTCGCGTCGGGGCTCCGGCTACGGCCGCTGGCCGAGACGCTGGCGGACACGCTGGCCTGGGAGGAGACCCGCGACGCCCCGCGCGCGGCCGGGCTCACCGATGCCGAGGAGCAGGAGATCCGGACCAGGCTGGACAGCCCACTCACGACGCCCGGTGGGTCAGAAGGCAACCATTCACGACGCCCGGTGGAAGTCAGACGGTGA
- a CDS encoding lactonase family protein, with the protein MTELVLVANAGDSTVSTFRVDPDGPALQRIAVSEVGQGCGTFAIDAERDLVYAAAKGDPPGIDVFALERSSGRLEHLSRTDVESSMTYLALAYGGTLLVGASYGGGSAQVFGVDGDGHVEEPTAAVSWPNAHCVAVAGDGRHVYVVALGGDVVAQYALSPAGVLSPLAPPTAAAPEGSGPRHLVLDADESHAYVMTEFSGEVLTYARDGSGDLVLTGQVPAYAQDRGLSRSELGADPIEGHLVWGADLHLAWEGRVLLASERCESTLASLPVADDGSVGEPVSIIDTVTQPRGFTVLAGGELAVVTGEQDTDVALVSVDADGGLTEVGRYDTGAGANWARSITV; encoded by the coding sequence ATGACCGAACTCGTCCTCGTGGCCAACGCCGGCGACAGCACGGTGAGCACCTTCCGGGTCGACCCTGACGGGCCGGCGCTGCAGCGGATCGCGGTGAGCGAGGTGGGGCAGGGGTGCGGCACCTTCGCGATCGACGCCGAGCGCGACCTCGTCTATGCCGCCGCCAAGGGCGACCCGCCCGGCATCGACGTCTTCGCGCTAGAGCGCAGCAGCGGCCGGCTCGAGCACCTGTCGCGGACCGACGTCGAGAGCTCGATGACCTATCTCGCGCTGGCCTACGGCGGGACCCTGCTCGTCGGGGCGTCCTACGGCGGGGGGAGCGCGCAGGTCTTCGGCGTCGACGGCGACGGGCACGTCGAGGAGCCCACCGCCGCCGTGAGCTGGCCCAACGCGCACTGCGTCGCGGTCGCCGGCGACGGCCGGCACGTCTACGTCGTGGCTCTCGGCGGCGACGTGGTCGCGCAGTACGCCTTGTCGCCCGCGGGCGTGCTGTCGCCGCTCGCGCCGCCGACGGCTGCCGCGCCGGAGGGGTCCGGGCCGCGACACCTCGTGCTCGACGCGGACGAGTCGCACGCCTACGTCATGACCGAGTTCTCCGGGGAGGTCCTGACCTACGCCCGGGACGGCAGCGGCGACCTGGTGCTGACGGGCCAGGTGCCGGCCTATGCCCAGGACCGGGGGCTGAGCCGCAGCGAGCTCGGTGCCGACCCGATCGAGGGACACCTCGTCTGGGGCGCCGACCTGCACCTCGCGTGGGAGGGTCGCGTCCTGCTGGCCAGCGAGCGCTGCGAGTCGACGCTCGCGAGCCTGCCGGTGGCCGACGACGGGTCGGTGGGCGAGCCGGTGTCGATCATCGACACGGTGACCCAGCCGCGCGGCTTCACCGTGCTCGCCGGGGGCGAGCTCGCCGTCGTCACCGGTGAGCAGGACACCGACGTGGCGCTGGTCTCGGTCGACGCCGACGGCGGCCTGACCGAGGTCGGCCGCTACGACACCGGCGCCGGCGCCAACTGGGCCCGCTCGATCACCGTCTGA
- a CDS encoding alpha-amylase family protein: MAHTPAPGAQRLLDHAIWWHVYPLGAVGAPAVLEGGVDAPVEHRLPRLVAWLDHVVELGCSGVLLGPVFAASSHGYDTLDHDRVDPRLGDEGDLDQLIEEARERGLSVLLDGVFNHVGADHPMVHDPDRAHLLKQGEDGRPAAWEGHEGLVELDHGSPDVEHLVVDVMLRWLRRGIAGWRLDVAYAVPADFWARVTARVREEFPDALFVGEVIHGDYAQVVADSDLDTVTQYELWKAVWSSIHDTNCWELAHALGRHDALLDSFVPQTFVGNHDVTRIATQVGEEGAALALAVLMTVGGMPSIYYGDEQAYQGLKEERLGGDDAIRPELPATPADLDPAGEWMRSLHRRLVGLRRQHAWLARARTEVETQSNEAITYVSSGQDQWLRVELSLAPQAQVIVTGADGELFRWAAGD, encoded by the coding sequence ATGGCCCACACCCCAGCCCCCGGCGCCCAGCGGCTGCTCGACCACGCGATCTGGTGGCACGTCTACCCGCTCGGTGCGGTCGGCGCGCCCGCCGTGCTGGAGGGCGGGGTCGACGCGCCGGTCGAGCACCGGCTCCCGCGGCTCGTGGCCTGGCTGGATCACGTCGTCGAGCTCGGCTGCTCGGGGGTGCTGCTCGGGCCGGTCTTCGCCGCGTCGAGCCACGGCTACGACACCCTCGACCACGACCGGGTCGACCCCCGGCTGGGCGACGAGGGTGACCTGGACCAGCTCATCGAGGAGGCCCGGGAGCGGGGCCTGTCGGTGCTGCTGGACGGGGTCTTCAACCACGTCGGCGCCGACCACCCGATGGTCCACGACCCGGACCGGGCGCACCTGCTCAAGCAGGGCGAGGACGGCCGGCCCGCGGCCTGGGAGGGGCACGAGGGGCTGGTCGAGCTGGACCACGGGAGTCCCGATGTCGAGCATCTCGTGGTCGACGTCATGCTGCGCTGGCTGCGGCGCGGGATCGCCGGGTGGCGGCTCGACGTGGCGTATGCCGTGCCGGCCGACTTCTGGGCGCGGGTCACCGCCCGGGTGCGCGAGGAGTTCCCCGACGCGCTCTTCGTCGGCGAGGTCATCCACGGCGACTACGCGCAGGTCGTCGCCGACAGCGACCTGGACACCGTGACGCAGTACGAGCTGTGGAAGGCGGTCTGGAGCTCGATCCACGACACCAACTGCTGGGAGCTCGCGCACGCGCTGGGACGGCACGACGCCCTGCTCGACTCCTTCGTGCCGCAGACCTTCGTCGGCAACCACGACGTCACCCGCATCGCCACGCAGGTCGGCGAGGAGGGCGCGGCGCTCGCGCTCGCGGTGCTCATGACGGTCGGGGGCATGCCGTCGATCTACTACGGCGACGAGCAGGCATACCAGGGGCTCAAGGAGGAGCGGCTCGGCGGCGACGACGCCATCCGCCCCGAGCTCCCGGCCACCCCCGCCGACCTCGACCCGGCCGGGGAGTGGATGCGATCGCTGCACCGCCGGCTCGTCGGGCTGCGGCGCCAGCACGCCTGGCTCGCGCGCGCCCGCACCGAGGTGGAGACGCAGAGCAACGAGGCGATCACCTATGTCTCCTCGGGGCAGGACCAGTGGCTGCGGGTGGAGCTCTCGCTCGCGCCGCAGGCCCAGGTGATCGTGACCGGCGCCGACGGAGAGCTCTTCCGCTGGGCGGCGGGCGACTGA
- a CDS encoding AMIN-like domain-containing (lipo)protein, with product MRTTPRALLASALLAGLALAPVTLAAPAATAAPYCGITWGSLPKVTGYDTEPAPLTDVRAGRHSCFDRVVLDVSGDAGEYSVRYVSTYRAPGSGQALSLRGGAKIEVVVGNPTYDGDGDPVYDPRRPAELVGTDGYRTLRQARLGGSYEGQTSIGLGVRARLPMRAFVLDGPGSGQRLVIDVAHRW from the coding sequence ATGAGAACCACACCACGCGCCCTGCTGGCCAGCGCCCTGCTGGCGGGCCTGGCGCTCGCACCGGTCACGCTCGCGGCACCCGCCGCCACCGCCGCGCCCTACTGCGGCATCACCTGGGGCTCGCTGCCCAAGGTCACCGGCTACGACACCGAGCCCGCGCCGCTGACGGACGTCCGGGCCGGCCGGCACTCCTGCTTCGACCGGGTCGTCCTCGACGTCTCCGGCGACGCGGGGGAGTACTCGGTGCGCTACGTCAGCACGTACCGTGCCCCCGGGAGCGGGCAGGCGCTGTCGCTGCGCGGCGGGGCCAAGATCGAGGTCGTGGTCGGCAACCCGACCTACGACGGCGACGGCGACCCGGTCTACGACCCGCGCCGCCCGGCCGAGCTGGTCGGCACCGACGGCTACCGCACGCTGCGCCAGGCGCGCCTCGGCGGGAGCTACGAGGGCCAGACCTCGATCGGGCTCGGGGTGCGGGCGCGGCTGCCCATGCGGGCCTTCGTGCTCGACGGCCCCGGGTCGGGTCAGCGGCTGGTCATCGACGTCGCCCACCGCTGGTGA
- a CDS encoding NADPH-dependent 2,4-dienoyl-CoA reductase translates to MTPGASAYPHLLRPLDLGHLTLRNRVVMGSMHTKLEDRARDIDKLAAYLGARAEGWVGLMVTGGYAPSWRGWLLPFGSSMVRAAQARRHRTVTDAVHEHDGAILLQLLHAGRYAYHPFAQGASREKSPITPFRPSALSTREVGRTVDDFARSARLAQRAGYDGVEIMGSEGYLVNQMLTARTNDRTDEWGGSAAARMRFPLEIVRRTRELVGDDFVVQYRMSLLDLVPDGQSWAETVDLAHGLVEAGVTLLNTGIGWHESRIPTIVTSVPRAAFTWVTARLRQEVDVPVIASNRINRPEVAEEILAAGEADLVSMARPLLADADWVRKTEQGREAEIIPCIACNQACLDHTFDNKRATCILNPRSAHETELVLHPTRSARRVAVVGAGPAGLACAVELAGRGHTVEMFEAADEVGGQFRLAAQIPGKEEFRQAIAYYEHMLGVRGVRVHLGMRVVASDLEGFDEVVVSTGVAPRVPDIEGIDHPSVLTYPEAIREPDRAGRRVAVIGAGGIGFDVSRALLHEPDETVDAWRERWGVADPWEERAGLGDKEHPPVPREVHLVQRKTSRHGTGLGKTSGWVHRTELRDAGVGFVGGAEYVRIDDDGLHLTLPVEGGDKGERRPHVLAVDTVVLCAGQESVTDLVEPLAALGVPVHVVGGADVAAELDAKRAIAQATELAARL, encoded by the coding sequence ATGACCCCCGGCGCGAGCGCATACCCGCACCTGCTGCGCCCGCTGGACCTCGGCCACCTCACGCTGCGCAACCGCGTGGTCATGGGCTCGATGCACACCAAGCTCGAGGACCGCGCGCGCGACATCGACAAGCTCGCGGCCTACCTGGGCGCCCGCGCCGAGGGCTGGGTCGGGCTCATGGTCACCGGTGGGTATGCCCCGAGCTGGCGCGGCTGGCTGCTCCCCTTCGGCTCGAGCATGGTCCGCGCGGCGCAGGCGCGGCGGCACCGCACGGTCACCGACGCGGTGCACGAGCACGACGGCGCGATCCTGCTGCAGCTGCTGCACGCCGGGCGCTACGCCTACCACCCGTTCGCCCAGGGGGCGTCCCGGGAGAAGTCGCCGATCACGCCGTTCCGGCCCTCGGCGCTGTCGACCCGGGAGGTCGGACGCACCGTCGACGACTTCGCCCGCTCGGCACGGCTGGCCCAGCGCGCCGGCTACGACGGCGTCGAGATCATGGGCTCCGAGGGTTATCTCGTCAACCAGATGCTCACGGCACGCACCAACGACCGCACCGACGAGTGGGGCGGCTCGGCGGCCGCCCGGATGCGCTTCCCGCTGGAGATCGTGCGCCGCACCCGGGAGCTGGTCGGCGACGACTTCGTCGTGCAATACCGCATGAGCCTGCTGGACCTGGTGCCCGACGGTCAGAGCTGGGCCGAGACGGTCGACCTCGCCCACGGGCTGGTCGAGGCCGGGGTCACCCTGCTCAACACCGGGATCGGTTGGCACGAGTCGCGCATCCCGACGATCGTCACCTCGGTGCCGCGGGCCGCCTTCACCTGGGTCACCGCGCGGCTGCGGCAGGAGGTCGACGTGCCCGTCATCGCCTCCAACCGGATCAACCGCCCGGAGGTCGCCGAGGAGATCCTCGCGGCCGGGGAGGCGGACCTGGTGTCGATGGCGCGCCCGCTGCTCGCCGACGCCGACTGGGTCCGCAAGACCGAGCAGGGCCGGGAGGCCGAGATCATCCCGTGCATCGCCTGCAACCAGGCGTGCCTGGACCACACCTTCGACAACAAGCGCGCCACCTGCATCCTCAACCCGCGCTCCGCGCACGAGACCGAGCTCGTGCTGCACCCCACCCGGTCGGCCAGGCGGGTCGCCGTCGTGGGCGCCGGGCCGGCAGGGCTCGCCTGCGCGGTCGAGCTGGCGGGGCGCGGGCATACCGTCGAGATGTTCGAGGCCGCCGACGAGGTGGGCGGGCAGTTCCGGCTGGCCGCGCAGATCCCGGGCAAGGAGGAGTTCCGCCAGGCGATCGCCTACTACGAGCACATGCTCGGGGTCCGTGGTGTGCGCGTCCACCTCGGTATGCGCGTCGTCGCGTCGGACCTCGAGGGCTTCGACGAGGTCGTGGTGTCGACCGGTGTGGCGCCGCGGGTGCCCGACATCGAGGGCATCGACCACCCCAGCGTGCTCACCTATCCCGAGGCGATCCGGGAGCCGGACCGGGCCGGGCGCCGGGTCGCGGTGATCGGCGCCGGGGGCATCGGCTTCGACGTCAGCCGGGCGCTGCTGCACGAGCCCGACGAGACCGTGGACGCATGGCGCGAGCGGTGGGGCGTCGCCGACCCGTGGGAGGAGCGCGCCGGGCTGGGCGACAAGGAGCACCCGCCGGTGCCGCGCGAGGTGCACCTCGTGCAGCGCAAGACCTCCCGGCACGGCACGGGGCTGGGCAAGACCTCGGGCTGGGTGCACCGGACCGAGCTGCGGGACGCGGGTGTCGGCTTCGTCGGCGGGGCGGAGTACGTCCGGATCGACGACGACGGCCTGCACCTCACGCTGCCCGTCGAGGGCGGCGACAAGGGCGAGCGGCGCCCGCACGTCCTGGCGGTCGACACGGTCGTGCTGTGCGCCGGCCAGGAGTCGGTGACCGACCTGGTCGAGCCGCTCGCCGCGCTCGGGGTGCCGGTCCACGTGGTCGGCGGGGCCGACGTCGCCGCGGAGCTGGACGCCAAGCGCGCGATCGCGCAGGCCACCGAGCTGGCCGCCCGGCTCTGA
- a CDS encoding MarR family winged helix-turn-helix transcriptional regulator, with the protein MHQAPGEPAARGHATVRDAEVGEHPVQRRLEQHVEEVGLGGEVVPQGAGADPGLPRHGAHADRLEAAGTVARSHPPEHDRSWVLELTDQGRELYAQSDRIQRRVVEDVGIPLEEAHDLQRRLRRITATLEAGEDHEDGTAQA; encoded by the coding sequence TTGCATCAGGCACCCGGTGAGCCGGCGGCGCGGGGCCACGCGACGGTCCGCGATGCGGAGGTCGGGGAGCACCCGGTCCAGCGCCGGCTCGAGCAGCACGTCGAAGAGGTCGGCCTGGGTGGGGAAGTAGTGCCGCAGGGTGCTGGCGCCGATCCCGGCCTCCCGCGCCACGGTGCGCACGCTGATCGACTCGAGGCGGCCGGGACGGTCGCCCGCAGCCACCCGCCCGAGCACGATCGGTCGTGGGTGCTCGAGCTCACCGACCAGGGGCGAGAGCTGTATGCCCAGAGCGACCGGATCCAGCGCCGCGTCGTCGAGGACGTCGGGATCCCGCTGGAGGAGGCGCACGACCTGCAGCGGCGGCTGCGCCGGATCACCGCGACCCTGGAGGCGGGCGAGGACCACGAGGACGGCACCGCGCAGGCCTGA